From a region of the Salvelinus alpinus chromosome 2, SLU_Salpinus.1, whole genome shotgun sequence genome:
- the LOC139555730 gene encoding serine/threonine-protein kinase fray2-like, translating into MQSRVCVWVSVCACKCECVYLPWHNNAIRGEDIHFPWRVHVLSLQGADECPSGALLGRRDTTAIQKERDRSRIKTERDRSRIKIERDRSRIKTERDGSRINTERYRSRIKTERDRSRIKTERDRSRIKTERDRSRIKTERYRSRIKTERDRSRIKTEIGAELRQREIGAELRRRDIGAELRQREIGAELRQREIGAELRQREIGAELRQRGGKDIAGLFSSFTLISYPWLSLCVCVCVCVCVCVCVCVCVCLCVCVCVCVCVCVCVCVCVCVCVCVCVCVCVCVCVCAKCACWPNRLPVMSE; encoded by the coding sequence ATGCAAAgccgagtgtgtgtgtgggtcagtgTATGCGCTTGcaagtgtgaatgtgtgtatttGCCCTGGCACAATAATGCTATCAGGGGTGAAGATATTCATTTTCCTTGGAGGGTACATGTGCTTTCCTTGCAGGGTGCAGATGAATGTCCTAGTGGGGCTCTGCTGGGACGGAGAGATACCACAGCtattcagaaagagagagataggagcagaattaagacagagagagataggagcagaattaagatagagagagataggagcagaattaagacagagagagatgggagcagaaTAAACACAGAGAGATATAGGAGCAGaattaagacagagagagataggagcagaattaagacagagagagataggagcagaattaagacagagagagataggagcaGAATTAAGACGGAGAGATATAGGAGCAGaattaagacagagagagataggagcaGAATTAAGACAGAGATAGGAGCAGaattaagacagagagagataggagcaGAATTAAGACGGAGAGATATAGGAGCAGaattaagacagagagagataggagcagaattaagacagagagagataggagcagaattaagacagagagagataggagcagaattaagacagagaggaggaaaagACATAGCTGGTTTATTCAGCAGCTTCACACTGATCTCCTATCCCTGGctatccctctgtgtgtgtgtgtgtgtgtgtgtgtgtgtgtgtgtgtgtgtgtgtgtatgtgtgtgtttgtgtgtgtgtgtgtgtgtgtgtgtgtgtgtgtgtgtgtgtgtgtgtgtgtgtgtgtgtgtgtgtgtgtgtgtgtgtgtgtgtgtgtgtgtgtgtgtgtgtgtgtgtgcaaaatgTGCATGTTGGCCTAACAGACTGCCTGTAATGTCAGAGTAG